DNA sequence from the Methylobacterium sp. SyP6R genome:
CGCGACCTGTTCGCTTACATCGAGGGCTACTACAATCGACAGCGGCTCCACTCGGCTCTCGGCTACATCACGCCCGAGCAGGCCGAGCGGAACGCAGGCTAACCCACGTGTCCGCGAAAACGGAGGAGGATCAGCTCGCCGCCGGTCAGGAGAAGCTGCGCCGTCCGCCGCGGCGACGGGCGCCGCCAGACGGGACCAGGGGCAGGTCGCATCCGCGGCGGGCCGCCCCTGAGAGCAGCAACGCAGAGCCGGACGCTCATCACGCCACCCCGGAAGCCCGAGGCCTGCAGCTCGCGCCACAGCCGCGTCGCGTTGCGCTCGCCTTTGTCGAGCCGCCGCACGAGGTAGGGCACGAAGGAATCGGTGATCCGCGCCCGTTCGCCCTTGCACCAGGTCGGCGCCGTGCCGGCCCGTAGCCAGTGCCGCACCGTGTTCCGCGACAGCCCGGTCTCGCGCACGATGGCGCGGATGCCCTGGCCGTCCCGAGCCAGGGCTGCAACGTGCTGGAAGCGGGCTCCCGGTCCGCCTGCCCCTGCTGCTGTCGCCGCTGCGCCTTGGTGGCCGAACGGGGTTTGACCGGCGTTGCTTCCGCTGCGGCTCGGCTCACGATGGTCCGCGCGACACGGGAGAACTCGCCGCGGTGCCGATCGAGCACCTGCATCAGCGCTTGCGAGCCGTTACAGAGCAGATGCCATCGATCCGCGCCTGGACCGCCCCGGGTGCGCCGCGACGCACGCCATCGGCGTAGGCACCGGCGCGGTCACGAGCCACGACCTCGACGCCGGGATGCTGCTGCAGCCAGTCGGCCACGGTAGCGGCCTCGCGGTCGGGCAGCAGGTCGATGACCTGGCCTCGCACCAGATCGCACAGGATCGTGCCGTAGCGCTGACCGCGCCGCCAAGCCCAATCATCGTAAGCGGAACCCTCAGGCCACGGCTTTGAGGTCTTGCGCGCTGGCGTAGGCCCAGGGCATCAACTCGTCGAGGCGGCGGTTGGGATGGCCCTCGGCGATGCGGGTGAGCACGTCGCTCAGGTAGGCATGCGGCTCCACGCCGTTCAGCTTGCACGTCTCGACCAGCGAGGCGATCACCGCCCAGTGCTGACCGCCGCCGTCCGAACCAGCAAACAACGCGTTCTTGCGCGTCAGCGCCAGCGGCCGGATCGCCCGCTCGACCACGTTCGAGTCGAGCTCGACCCGGCCATCCTCCAGGAACACGCTCAGCCCCGCCCAGCGCGACAGCGCGTAGCGGATCGCCTCGGCCAGCCGGCTCTTCTGGCTGATCTGCCCGAGCTTCTCGCGCAGCCAGGGCTCCAGCGCCGCGATCACCGGACGGCTGTGCTCCTGGCGCTGCGCTCGCCGCTCCTCGGCCGAGCGGCCGCGGATCTCCGCTTCGGTCCGGTACAGGCGCGCGATCCGCTCCAGCGCCTGCGTGGCGATCGGCGCCGGCCCGCCCTGCGCCAGTTCATAGAAGCGCCGACGCACGTGCGCCCAGCAGAACGCCAGCTGGATCCCGCCGCGATCCGCCAGTGCCTTGTAGCCGCCATAGCCGTCGACCTGCAGCACGCCCACAAAGCCGCTCAGGTGACGAAGAGGCCGCTCGGCCGTACGGTCCGGGGCGTAGACGTAGGCCACGCCCGGCGGATCGCGTCCGCCCCAGGGCCGGTCGTCCCGCGCATAGGCCCACAGCTGCCCCGTCTTGGTGCGACCGCGCCCGGGATCGAGCACCGGCGCGGTCGTCTCGTCGGCAAATAGCTTGCCGCTGGCTCGTAGCGTCTCCAGCAGGCGTTCGTGCACGGGACGCAGCGCGAAGGCAGCGCGCCCGACCCAGTCGGCCAGGGTCGAGCGGTGGAGGCAGATGCCCTGGCGTGCGAAGATCTGCGCCTGCCGGTAGAGCGGCAGGTGGTCCGCGTATTTGGAGACCAACACCTGCGCCACCAGCGCGTCGCTGGGCAGGCCACCCTCGATCAGGCGGGCGGGCGCGGGCGCCTGCACGACCGCCTCCTCGCAGGCCCGGCACGCATAGCGCGGCCGGCGGATCACCAGGACCCGGACCTGCGCCGGCACCACGTCGAGGCGCTCAGAGACGTCCTCGCCGATCCGGTGCAAGGTCCCGGCACAGCACGGGCAGACCAGGCTGGCGGGATCGACGACGCGCTCGACCCGCGGCAGATGGGCGGGCAGGGCTCCCCGGTTGCGCCGCCGCTCGGCGACCCGCGTCGCCCGGCTGGCCGGCTCGCTGTCGGCGGCAGCCAGGGTGGCGGCCTCGCCCTGCTCGGCCTCCTCCAGCCCCAGCAGCAGCTGGTCCTCCGGCAGGCTCTCGGCTCGCCGCCCGAAGCGGTGGCGTTGCATCGCCTGGATGATCTGGCGCAGCCGCTCGTTCTCGGCCCGCTCCTCGGCCAACAGCGCCTTGAGCGTCTCGGGATCGTCCGGCGGAGGGGAAGCGGGAGCAGCCACGAACAAGATTAGAGCATAGTTCTCAGCTACTTGCGATGGCCTTGAGGCGTCCTGCGCACTCCGCCGCTCAGCCCGCCACAGTGGGGGTCACGACGGGGCGCAGGCCGTGAACGCGCCGCCAGTCCAGACCCTCGAGCAGGGCCGAGAGCTGGGCGGCGGTCAGGTGCACGGTGCTGTCGCGAGGCGCCGGCCAGTGGAAGGCGCCGCTCTCGAGCCGCTTGGCCACCAGAACCAGGCCGGTCCCATCCCAGAACACCAGCTTGATCCTGTCGGCGCGCTTGGAACGGAACACGTAGACGCTGCCCGAGAACGGATTGGCGCCGATGGCGTCACGTACCAGGGCGGCGAGGCCATCAACGCCTTTGCGGAAGTCGACCGGGCGGGTGGCCACCATCACCCTCACGGCTCCGCTGGGCCCGATCACGACCGCGGCCTCAGGGCCTGGATCACCGCCCTGATCTGAGCCTCGCTGGCGTGAGCGCCGATGCGGACGACCGCGCCAGCGATCTCGAGTTCGATCCCGGCGCCGTCCGCCGCTCGCTCGGGCGACCGCATCGGTGACGGCA
Encoded proteins:
- the tnpC gene encoding IS66 family transposase; this translates as MAAPASPPPDDPETLKALLAEERAENERLRQIIQAMQRHRFGRRAESLPEDQLLLGLEEAEQGEAATLAAADSEPASRATRVAERRRNRGALPAHLPRVERVVDPASLVCPCCAGTLHRIGEDVSERLDVVPAQVRVLVIRRPRYACRACEEAVVQAPAPARLIEGGLPSDALVAQVLVSKYADHLPLYRQAQIFARQGICLHRSTLADWVGRAAFALRPVHERLLETLRASGKLFADETTAPVLDPGRGRTKTGQLWAYARDDRPWGGRDPPGVAYVYAPDRTAERPLRHLSGFVGVLQVDGYGGYKALADRGGIQLAFCWAHVRRRFYELAQGGPAPIATQALERIARLYRTEAEIRGRSAEERRAQRQEHSRPVIAALEPWLREKLGQISQKSRLAEAIRYALSRWAGLSVFLEDGRVELDSNVVERAIRPLALTRKNALFAGSDGGGQHWAVIASLVETCKLNGVEPHAYLSDVLTRIAEGHPNRRLDELMPWAYASAQDLKAVA
- the tnpB gene encoding IS66 family insertion sequence element accessory protein TnpB (TnpB, as the term is used for proteins encoded by IS66 family insertion elements, is considered an accessory protein, since TnpC, encoded by a neighboring gene, is a DDE family transposase.) codes for the protein MIGPSGAVRVMVATRPVDFRKGVDGLAALVRDAIGANPFSGSVYVFRSKRADRIKLVFWDGTGLVLVAKRLESGAFHWPAPRDSTVHLTAAQLSALLEGLDWRRVHGLRPVVTPTVAG